Proteins from one Dehalococcoidales bacterium genomic window:
- a CDS encoding glycosyltransferase, whose product MKKMLVIGFLWPYHRRAGARLGGLLKYLWEFGWEPVLLTAPLENKPSIPFKVIEVPYKYGLDSWLKLLRFNQNASASVREQAKRRIGGASGKSFRGKLLDFAFTRALEVIDYPDLEKDWIKPALEICEQLWPKENFLAVISSSPPVTGHIIAKKLKIKYGVPWIADLPHLWSQNNSYAYSPPRRLVDRMLELKTLAPADYLTTTSGPLAYKLESLHRDKTVFSITHGFDPETLNSPPGKLADKFTVTYTGGFHPQFRTPVPLLAALQSLLARRAMERERVAVRFYGPEESWIENEIEQRGLSGVVRQLGRVPMPEAQARQRESQLLYNPKWDDPKEPGIHSLKLLEYLAARRPVLATGKFSDVADDLLAETGAGVYAADAAAIERSLTAAYREYMQRGAVAWHGNEAKIAGYSQREMAHKFARILDSLT is encoded by the coding sequence ATGAAAAAAATGCTGGTTATCGGTTTTTTGTGGCCATACCACCGGCGCGCCGGCGCCCGGCTGGGCGGCCTGCTCAAGTACCTTTGGGAGTTTGGCTGGGAGCCGGTGCTGCTTACCGCCCCGCTGGAAAATAAGCCGTCCATCCCCTTCAAAGTTATCGAGGTGCCTTACAAGTATGGTCTGGATTCTTGGCTTAAACTATTACGCTTCAACCAGAACGCCAGCGCCAGCGTCCGCGAGCAGGCTAAACGGCGTATCGGGGGAGCATCCGGGAAGTCTTTCCGGGGGAAATTGCTGGACTTCGCTTTTACCCGCGCCCTGGAAGTTATTGACTATCCTGATTTGGAAAAAGACTGGATAAAACCGGCTCTGGAGATATGTGAACAGCTTTGGCCAAAGGAAAATTTCCTGGCGGTAATCAGCAGTTCGCCGCCGGTGACCGGCCATATCATCGCTAAAAAGCTCAAGATAAAATACGGTGTCCCCTGGATTGCCGACCTTCCCCACCTCTGGTCGCAGAACAACTCCTACGCTTACAGCCCGCCCCGCCGCCTGGTGGACCGGATGCTGGAGCTTAAGACTCTGGCCCCGGCGGACTATCTGACCACTACTTCCGGGCCGCTGGCATACAAGCTGGAAAGCCTGCACCGGGATAAAACAGTGTTCAGCATCACCCACGGCTTCGACCCCGAAACGCTGAACAGCCCGCCGGGCAAACTGGCGGATAAGTTCACTGTCACCTATACCGGCGGTTTCCATCCCCAGTTCCGGACGCCCGTTCCGCTTTTGGCCGCCCTGCAAAGCTTGCTCGCGAGAAGGGCGATGGAGCGGGAAAGGGTGGCGGTGCGGTTCTACGGGCCGGAGGAAAGCTGGATAGAAAACGAGATTGAGCAGCGCGGCCTCTCCGGGGTGGTGCGGCAGTTGGGTCGCGTTCCCATGCCGGAGGCCCAGGCCAGACAGCGGGAATCGCAGTTGCTCTATAACCCTAAGTGGGACGACCCTAAAGAGCCGGGTATTCATTCGCTCAAGCTATTGGAATACCTCGCCGCCCGCCGGCCGGTGCTGGCTACCGGCAAATTTTCAGACGTCGCGGACGATTTGCTGGCGGAGACCGGCGCTGGTGTTTATGCCGCGGACGCCGCCGCTATCGAACGGTCTTTGACCGCGGCTTATCGGGAATATATGCAAAGGGGCGCGGTGGCCTGGCACGGTAACGAGGCGAAAATCGCCGGCTACAGCCAGCGGGAGATGGCCCATAAATTTGCCCGGATACTCGATTCGCTGACCTGA
- a CDS encoding class I SAM-dependent methyltransferase has protein sequence MGIRQSLGRFLRSKSGPGRWLGDLYLALHPVRLRELFIGTRAREKQWADRHLRRGNDWRSTRHVGSPDEWVMGYWDSRQHSHRRFLVESIAARSPFDSVLEIGCNCAPNLYLLAQRFPGAALTGIDINTGAIEKGREMLSAEGVANVNLLVARADELAQFPDKSFDVVFTDAVLIYIGPDKIDKVMEQLVRITRKALIMLEMQPGRGEKSGAAGVYKLGLWLRDYPALLRRYLPAARIKVTPVTVEMWPKPEWLRAGAIIEADLADTGQS, from the coding sequence ATGGGGATAAGGCAATCGCTGGGGCGCTTTTTAAGGAGTAAGTCCGGGCCGGGCCGCTGGCTCGGTGACTTGTACCTGGCTTTGCACCCCGTCCGCCTTCGGGAGCTGTTTATCGGCACCCGCGCCCGGGAAAAACAGTGGGCGGACCGCCACCTGCGCCGCGGTAATGATTGGCGCAGCACCCGCCACGTCGGTTCCCCTGACGAGTGGGTGATGGGCTACTGGGACTCCCGGCAGCACAGCCACCGCCGCTTTCTGGTGGAGAGCATCGCCGCCCGCTCTCCTTTTGATAGCGTCCTGGAAATCGGCTGTAACTGCGCCCCCAACCTGTACCTGCTGGCTCAAAGGTTTCCCGGAGCGGCGCTGACCGGTATTGATATCAATACCGGGGCCATAGAAAAGGGGCGGGAAATGTTGTCGGCGGAGGGCGTTGCCAATGTTAACCTGCTGGTCGCTCGCGCTGACGAGTTGGCGCAGTTCCCGGATAAAAGCTTTGACGTTGTTTTCACGGATGCCGTTTTGATCTATATAGGGCCGGATAAAATCGATAAGGTGATGGAGCAGTTGGTGCGTATTACCCGTAAAGCGCTGATCATGCTGGAAATGCAGCCCGGCAGGGGTGAAAAGTCGGGGGCCGCCGGGGTCTATAAGCTGGGCCTCTGGCTGCGGGACTACCCGGCCCTGTTGCGGCGCTATCTTCCCGCGGCCCGCATTAAGGTCACCCCGGTGACCGTGGAAATGTGGCCTAAACCTGAATGGCTCCGGGCGGGCGCTATTATTGAAGCTGATTTGGCAGATACGGGGCAATCATGA
- a CDS encoding DegT/DnrJ/EryC1/StrS family aminotransferase: MSYRVPFVNYPEHYRRIWDETMAALTDVLTHGDLIMRAHLREFEESIAAMSGSKYAVGLNSGTDAIWLSLVAAGIKTGDEVITVAHTFVATAAVIVHCGARPVLIDVGDDYNMDVSRLEAAITPRTRAVIPVHLNGRLCEMDRLMEIAGKHKLIVIEDAAQALNAAFDGKKSGSFGLTGCFSLYPAKLLGAAGDGGIVVTDDENIAQKIRLLRDHCVERATGDILGYGFNSRLDNLQAALLNVKLKYLPAWIERRREIAARYQHGLGGIPGLSLPPPPAAGRYYDVFTNYAVLSDNRDGLVSHLTESGVETIISWPKPMHRHPALGLGHFRLPRTEKISREVVSLPLYPELSDAQADFVIGSVRKFYRV; encoded by the coding sequence ATGAGCTATCGCGTGCCCTTCGTGAATTACCCGGAGCATTACCGCCGCATCTGGGACGAGACCATGGCGGCTTTGACCGACGTCCTCACTCACGGCGACCTTATTATGCGCGCCCATCTCAGGGAGTTTGAGGAGAGTATCGCGGCCATGTCCGGCTCCAAATACGCGGTGGGGCTGAACAGCGGCACGGACGCTATCTGGCTTTCGCTCGTCGCCGCCGGCATCAAGACCGGCGATGAGGTCATCACCGTGGCCCATACCTTCGTGGCGACGGCGGCGGTTATCGTTCACTGCGGCGCTAGACCTGTCCTGATTGACGTTGGCGACGACTATAATATGGATGTTAGCCGGCTTGAAGCGGCCATCACCCCCAGGACCAGGGCCGTCATTCCCGTCCATTTGAACGGCCGACTCTGTGAAATGGACAGGTTGATGGAGATTGCCGGTAAGCATAAGCTGATAGTCATAGAAGATGCGGCCCAGGCGCTCAACGCCGCCTTTGACGGTAAAAAGTCCGGCTCTTTCGGCCTTACCGGCTGCTTCAGCCTTTACCCGGCCAAGCTGCTGGGCGCCGCCGGCGATGGCGGCATCGTCGTTACCGACGATGAAAATATCGCCCAAAAAATCCGCCTCCTCCGCGACCATTGTGTGGAGCGCGCCACCGGCGATATCCTCGGCTACGGCTTTAATAGCCGTCTGGACAATCTCCAGGCCGCCCTGCTTAACGTTAAGCTCAAGTACCTCCCCGCCTGGATTGAGCGCCGGCGGGAAATAGCGGCAAGATACCAGCATGGCCTCGGCGGCATTCCCGGCCTGTCTTTACCCCCGCCCCCCGCCGCCGGGCGTTATTATGATGTGTTTACCAACTACGCCGTCCTCTCCGATAACCGTGACGGGCTGGTGTCCCATCTCACGGAAAGCGGCGTGGAGACTATTATTTCCTGGCCTAAGCCGATGCACCGCCACCCGGCGCTGGGGCTGGGTCATTTCCGCCTCCCCCGCACCGAGAAAATCTCCCGGGAGGTGGTGTCTTTACCCTTGTATCCTGAGTTGAGCGATGCTCAGGCTGACTTCGTTATCGGGTCGGTGCGTAAATTTTATCGGGTATGA
- a CDS encoding pyruvate dehydrogenase complex E1 component subunit beta — protein sequence MMRTLSYAQAIREALEQMLREDEKVFLIGQGVTSPWYVGATTTGLVDRFGSERVIDTPVSESGITGMAVGAALAGMRPVLVHPRLDFMYYAMDQLANHAANWHYMFGGQLSVPLTVWGIINRGGEQAAQHSQALQAVFMHLPGLKVVMPSTPYDAKGLLIAAIKDDNPVVFIDDRWLYDLSGEVPEEIYNVPLGKGIVRKRGADITIVSISYMATEALAAAAILTKRHIGAEVIDLRSLKPLDEAIILKSVKKTGRLIVADGGWKTGGIGAEIVSRVAEKAMIYLKAPPRRVALPDTPAPASRVLEECYYPKARDIVAAAAAIMQEGQ from the coding sequence ATGATGCGGACACTATCTTACGCGCAAGCCATCCGTGAAGCCCTGGAGCAAATGCTCCGGGAAGATGAAAAGGTCTTCCTGATAGGCCAGGGCGTTACCAGCCCCTGGTACGTGGGCGCCACCACCACCGGGCTGGTGGACCGCTTTGGTTCGGAGCGGGTGATAGACACCCCCGTCTCGGAAAGCGGCATTACTGGGATGGCGGTGGGCGCGGCGCTGGCTGGGATGCGGCCGGTGCTGGTGCACCCGCGGCTGGACTTTATGTATTACGCCATGGACCAGCTCGCCAATCACGCCGCCAACTGGCATTATATGTTCGGCGGGCAGTTAAGTGTCCCCCTGACCGTCTGGGGCATTATCAACCGGGGCGGGGAGCAGGCGGCCCAGCACTCTCAGGCCTTGCAGGCGGTGTTCATGCACCTGCCCGGCCTCAAGGTGGTCATGCCCTCCACGCCGTATGACGCCAAGGGGTTGCTTATCGCCGCTATCAAGGATGATAACCCGGTTGTCTTTATCGATGACCGCTGGCTTTACGACCTCTCCGGGGAGGTGCCGGAGGAAATCTATAACGTGCCCCTCGGTAAGGGGATAGTGAGGAAGCGGGGCGCGGACATTACTATCGTTTCTATTTCCTATATGGCTACGGAAGCCCTGGCCGCCGCGGCGATATTAACAAAGCGGCACATCGGCGCCGAGGTTATTGACCTCCGCTCGCTCAAGCCCCTGGACGAAGCCATTATTCTGAAATCTGTGAAAAAGACCGGCCGGCTGATCGTAGCCGACGGCGGCTGGAAGACCGGCGGCATCGGCGCGGAAATCGTTTCCCGCGTCGCGGAAAAAGCCATGATTTATCTTAAGGCCCCGCCCCGCCGTGTTGCCCTGCCGGATACCCCCGCCCCCGCCAGCCGGGTGCTGGAAGAGTGCTATTACCCCAAAGCCAGAGACATCGTGGCCGCCGCCGCTGCCATTATGCAGGAGGGACAATGA
- a CDS encoding thiamine pyrophosphate-dependent dehydrogenase E1 component subunit alpha produces the protein MTDTQAVPRATLKKMYAAMLRIRRFEEKVARLISLNEIICPCHLYIGQEAVAAGVCANLRQDDWVFSTHRSHGHYIAKGGGLKGLMAELYGKADGCSGGYGGSMHLAAPEIGLPGSSAIVAGTVPLAAGAALAFSLQKKDSVAVAFFGDGAVDEGVWYETLNFASLKKLPVIFICENNLYSTHMPLSACLADTAIAKKAAAFGMPGVCIDGNNAFEVYNTTQKAVADARRGKGPALIECLTYRWLGHVGPNDDLDKGLRGKKEVRAWMRKDPVNRLETELLKQRVISPDYKDKLAREIDAEIAAAYAFAQAAPYPDVKQAVGRVFK, from the coding sequence TTGACTGACACGCAGGCTGTTCCCCGGGCGACGCTTAAGAAAATGTACGCCGCCATGCTCCGCATCCGCCGTTTTGAGGAGAAGGTGGCCCGGCTCATATCACTTAACGAGATTATCTGCCCCTGTCATCTGTATATCGGCCAGGAGGCCGTCGCCGCCGGCGTCTGTGCTAACCTGCGTCAGGACGACTGGGTTTTCAGCACTCACCGCAGTCATGGCCATTATATCGCCAAGGGCGGTGGGCTTAAAGGACTGATGGCGGAGCTTTACGGCAAAGCTGACGGCTGTTCCGGCGGCTACGGCGGCTCCATGCACCTGGCCGCGCCGGAAATCGGCCTGCCCGGCAGCTCGGCTATCGTGGCGGGCACGGTGCCCCTGGCGGCCGGGGCGGCCCTGGCTTTCAGTCTGCAAAAGAAGGATAGTGTGGCCGTGGCTTTCTTCGGGGACGGCGCCGTGGACGAGGGCGTCTGGTACGAGACGCTTAACTTCGCCTCGCTTAAAAAGCTGCCCGTCATTTTTATCTGTGAGAACAATCTCTATTCCACCCACATGCCCCTGTCCGCCTGCTTGGCGGATACCGCCATCGCTAAAAAGGCCGCCGCTTTCGGTATGCCGGGGGTGTGTATCGACGGCAATAACGCTTTCGAGGTCTATAACACGACCCAAAAAGCCGTCGCTGACGCCCGGCGCGGTAAAGGCCCGGCGCTTATCGAGTGCCTTACCTACCGCTGGCTGGGGCATGTCGGCCCTAATGATGATCTGGACAAGGGCCTGCGCGGTAAAAAGGAAGTGCGGGCCTGGATGCGAAAAGACCCTGTAAATAGACTGGAAACAGAGTTGCTGAAACAGCGGGTTATTTCCCCCGATTATAAAGATAAACTGGCTCGGGAAATAGACGCTGAAATAGCCGCCGCTTACGCTTTCGCTCAAGCCGCCCCCTACCCGGATGTTAAGCAGGCGGTCGGCCGGGTATTTAAGTAA
- a CDS encoding GDP-mannose 4,6-dehydratase, translating to MRMLITGGAGFVGSHLCEKYTKEKHTVLCLDNFMSGNLTNVRHLLDYRNFKLVKGDIRDYDLLEKIMRDVEVVFHLAAQVHVDRSYIEPRLTWEVNVMGTQNVLEIARLHDASKVIYASTSEVYGSAQYVPIDEKHPLDAPHPYGASKVAADRMCHAYNRTYGMNIAIMRLFNIFGPHQRDLGYGGVISIFARRVLTGMPPMIYGDGSQSRDYTYIADAVRAYDLVLNYNEPLPGPVNFGSGKDVTITDLANRIIAQCGKGDVMKPVHVSPRIGEVNRLIADASKAKKLLGWQPEYGLEQGLAEFLDWYKQYGVEERIKID from the coding sequence ATGAGAATGCTTATTACCGGCGGGGCCGGGTTCGTCGGCAGCCATCTGTGTGAGAAGTACACTAAGGAAAAACATACCGTCCTGTGCCTGGATAATTTCATGAGCGGCAACCTGACCAATGTCCGGCATTTGCTGGATTATCGTAATTTCAAGCTGGTCAAGGGTGATATCCGCGATTATGACCTGCTGGAAAAAATCATGCGGGATGTGGAGGTGGTCTTTCACCTGGCGGCCCAGGTGCACGTGGACCGCTCTTACATCGAGCCCCGCCTCACCTGGGAAGTGAACGTCATGGGCACCCAGAACGTGCTGGAAATCGCCCGCCTTCACGATGCCTCCAAGGTGATTTATGCCTCTACCAGTGAGGTCTATGGCTCCGCCCAGTACGTTCCCATCGACGAAAAGCACCCGCTCGATGCCCCCCACCCCTACGGCGCTTCCAAGGTGGCCGCCGACCGCATGTGCCACGCCTATAACCGCACCTACGGCATGAATATCGCTATCATGCGCCTGTTCAATATCTTCGGGCCGCACCAGCGCGACCTCGGCTACGGCGGCGTTATTTCCATCTTCGCCCGCCGCGTGCTGACCGGCATGCCGCCCATGATTTACGGCGACGGCTCCCAGAGCCGCGACTACACCTATATCGCCGACGCCGTCCGCGCTTATGACCTGGTTTTGAATTACAATGAGCCGCTTCCTGGGCCGGTCAACTTCGGCAGCGGCAAGGACGTCACTATTACTGATTTGGCTAACCGCATCATCGCCCAGTGCGGCAAGGGTGACGTTATGAAGCCGGTGCATGTTTCCCCCCGGATTGGCGAGGTGAACCGCCTCATCGCCGATGCCTCCAAAGCTAAAAAGCTCCTGGGCTGGCAGCCGGAATACGGGCTGGAGCAGGGCCTGGCCGAGTTTCTCGACTGGTATAAACAGTACGGCGTGGAGGAAAGGATAAAAATTGACTGA
- a CDS encoding glycosyltransferase family 4 protein translates to MKVLYISGYPLSEKVSGSLVHAAKMAEYVAAMDGTEVHVITMGTRHGFFQQGRVNVHTVARSWLLNPCLFPLALRKIKNIAAAVKPDVIHGMRGFPYPSIVLSLRKKYPVVLSLFSLPQKELFFDKSPTAMLSRLFLDIPAIKYAIPRLPHIIVQTRFMAGLIEHDTKAKIHIIPEGIECDRLRALAALKPPASPPDIFIAVSFRKLKGIDVLLDAVPAVLKSVPGLQVCIGGAGGGDAKLKNQVKELGLAEHVTFPGFITDEAVRYGWYGACKIVAVPSRWDNEPFAALDGAALGKPVIASAAANASVVVDGRTGFVVPSEDVAALSDRIVTLLTDDRLRAEMGRAITQKVKEYDWPVIAGKTADVYREAIADFQQNRGKK, encoded by the coding sequence ATGAAGGTACTGTATATCAGCGGCTACCCCCTGAGTGAAAAAGTCAGCGGTTCCCTGGTGCATGCCGCTAAAATGGCGGAGTACGTCGCCGCTATGGATGGCACGGAAGTACACGTCATTACCATGGGTACCCGCCACGGCTTTTTTCAACAGGGTAGGGTAAACGTGCATACCGTCGCCCGCTCGTGGCTGTTGAACCCCTGCCTTTTCCCCCTCGCCCTCCGCAAAATTAAAAACATCGCCGCCGCTGTTAAGCCGGACGTGATTCATGGCATGAGGGGCTTTCCTTACCCCAGTATCGTCCTTTCCCTCCGGAAGAAGTACCCCGTAGTGCTGTCCCTGTTCAGCCTCCCCCAGAAAGAGCTGTTTTTTGATAAAAGCCCGACAGCTATGCTGTCCCGGCTCTTTCTGGACATCCCCGCTATCAAGTACGCTATTCCCCGCCTCCCCCATATCATCGTCCAGACGCGCTTCATGGCCGGCCTTATTGAGCATGACACTAAAGCCAAAATCCATATTATCCCGGAGGGCATTGAGTGCGACCGACTCCGCGCGCTGGCCGCGCTGAAGCCCCCCGCCTCTCCCCCGGATATCTTTATCGCCGTGAGTTTCCGCAAGCTCAAGGGCATCGACGTTTTACTCGACGCCGTGCCGGCGGTGCTTAAGTCCGTCCCCGGCCTTCAGGTATGTATCGGCGGGGCGGGGGGGGGAGACGCCAAACTGAAAAACCAGGTCAAAGAGCTTGGCCTGGCGGAGCACGTCACCTTCCCCGGCTTTATCACCGATGAAGCCGTCCGTTACGGCTGGTACGGCGCCTGCAAAATCGTGGCGGTGCCGTCCCGTTGGGACAACGAGCCTTTCGCCGCGCTGGACGGCGCCGCCCTGGGCAAGCCGGTTATCGCCTCGGCGGCGGCCAACGCCTCGGTGGTCGTGGACGGCCGGACGGGCTTTGTGGTGCCGTCGGAGGACGTTGCCGCGCTGTCTGACCGCATTGTCACTCTTTTGACGGACGACCGCCTGCGGGCGGAGATGGGCCGGGCTATCACCCAAAAGGTTAAAGAGTATGATTGGCCGGTTATCGCCGGTAAAACGGCGGACGTCTACCGTGAGGCAATCGCAGATTTTCAGCAAAACAGGGGTAAAAAATAA
- a CDS encoding GNAT family N-acetyltransferase, with the protein MIRLYRDGDEDNLFALYCVVHPERRYDRESWLLWWRWKFRDSPAGPARLWLYEDESGIIGQYPLLPQNIKVKGRVLKAWQNVDLLTHPAHARRGIFTALEKQALQDAAADGELVVIGFPNLAARAGHLKTGWFDVDRMRVMVKPLDWPNVIHGWLKNRFLSGLLAFFASLFCDRLFFRSISAPPDGLSVTRVDSFDERVNDLWGRVSVRYPILTVRDKYYLNWRYGAVPGVQYTIFTAAKDQKLSGYLVLRALAQRGLKIGVVFDLLAEDESVASSLMAQAVAHCKKEKLDLIYYSVLADKAHIKTVRRHGFIPVRAFVKRWLGVYAAPGMDTSLLRDPESWLVTLGDSDMI; encoded by the coding sequence GTGATCAGGCTTTACCGTGACGGGGACGAAGACAATCTCTTTGCGCTTTATTGCGTCGTGCATCCGGAACGGCGTTATGATAGAGAGTCCTGGTTACTCTGGTGGCGCTGGAAATTCCGCGATAGCCCCGCCGGCCCCGCCCGCCTTTGGCTTTACGAGGACGAGTCCGGGATTATCGGGCAGTACCCGCTGCTGCCGCAAAATATCAAGGTGAAAGGCCGCGTCCTTAAAGCCTGGCAGAACGTCGATCTTCTTACCCACCCGGCTCATGCCCGCCGCGGTATTTTTACCGCGCTGGAAAAGCAGGCGCTGCAGGACGCCGCTGCCGATGGTGAACTTGTCGTTATCGGCTTTCCCAACCTGGCTGCCCGTGCCGGGCACCTGAAAACGGGCTGGTTTGACGTCGACCGTATGCGCGTCATGGTCAAGCCCCTGGACTGGCCGAACGTTATTCATGGGTGGCTAAAAAACCGCTTCCTTTCCGGGCTTCTGGCGTTTTTCGCCTCCCTTTTCTGTGACCGGCTTTTCTTTAGGTCTATAAGTGCCCCGCCGGACGGTTTGTCCGTCACTCGGGTCGACTCTTTTGATGAGCGCGTTAACGATTTGTGGGGTCGTGTTTCCGTCCGTTACCCGATTCTGACTGTAAGGGACAAATACTACCTCAACTGGCGTTACGGGGCTGTTCCGGGGGTTCAATATACTATTTTTACCGCAGCCAAAGACCAAAAGCTTTCGGGCTATCTGGTGCTGCGGGCACTGGCGCAGCGGGGCCTGAAAATCGGCGTTGTTTTCGACCTTTTGGCGGAGGATGAGTCCGTTGCTTCGAGCTTAATGGCGCAAGCTGTCGCTCACTGTAAAAAGGAAAAGCTGGACCTCATTTACTACAGCGTGCTGGCTGATAAAGCCCATATCAAGACTGTCCGGCGGCACGGCTTTATCCCCGTGCGGGCCTTCGTTAAGCGGTGGTTGGGCGTTTATGCCGCCCCCGGTATGGATACAAGCTTGCTCCGTGACCCTGAAAGCTGGTTGGTCACTTTGGGTGACTCGGACATGATTTGA